In the genome of Notamacropus eugenii isolate mMacEug1 chromosome 5, mMacEug1.pri_v2, whole genome shotgun sequence, one region contains:
- the CNFN gene encoding cornifelin isoform X2 codes for MSYPVTSQPQSQSTCYQTQQSDWHTELTDCCNDMPVCLCGTFAPLCLACRIADDFGECCCTPYLPGGLHSLRTGMRERYHILGSVGNDWAALTFCLPCTLCQMARELKIRQ; via the exons ATGTCTTACCCCGTGACTAGTCAACCCCAAAGCCAGAGCACCTGCTACCAGACCCAGcaaagtgactggcacacagaACTCACGGACTGCTGCAATGATATGCCCGTGT GTCTATGCGGCACCTTCGCCCCCCTGTGCCTGGCCTGCCGCATCGCTGATGATTTCGGGGAGTGCTGCTGTACGCCCTATCTGCCTGGTGGTCTCCACTCCCTCCGTACTGGCATGAGAGAGCGCTACCACATTTTG GGCTCTGTTGGAAACGACTGGGCAGCGCTTACCTTCTGCCTTCCTTGCACGCTCTGCCAGATGGCTCGGGAGCTGAAGATCAGACAGTGA
- the CNFN gene encoding cornifelin isoform X1, whose protein sequence is MQFEMHDNVKGKAMSYPVTSQPQSQSTCYQTQQSDWHTELTDCCNDMPVCLCGTFAPLCLACRIADDFGECCCTPYLPGGLHSLRTGMRERYHILGSVGNDWAALTFCLPCTLCQMARELKIRQ, encoded by the exons ATGCAGTTCGAGATGCATGACAACGTGAAGGGCAAAG CTATGTCTTACCCCGTGACTAGTCAACCCCAAAGCCAGAGCACCTGCTACCAGACCCAGcaaagtgactggcacacagaACTCACGGACTGCTGCAATGATATGCCCGTGT GTCTATGCGGCACCTTCGCCCCCCTGTGCCTGGCCTGCCGCATCGCTGATGATTTCGGGGAGTGCTGCTGTACGCCCTATCTGCCTGGTGGTCTCCACTCCCTCCGTACTGGCATGAGAGAGCGCTACCACATTTTG GGCTCTGTTGGAAACGACTGGGCAGCGCTTACCTTCTGCCTTCCTTGCACGCTCTGCCAGATGGCTCGGGAGCTGAAGATCAGACAGTGA